TTGGCCTGGCACCCATTTTACTTTGCCCAAGAGCTACACTCGTCATCATAGCCCAGCGTTCGCTGCGACGGTCGGACCGGTTGATCTCTTTACCGAGTTTGATATTCCGGTAGATTTCCTTTAAACTTTTTACAAAAAGCCCTATACCTGCAACAAGCAGAACAACAAAAAGAATATTGTCGATATACTGCATTATGATTATGATTTTTATTTACTGTTTTTACCGAAAACTGAGAAATTGACGTATCGTTTCGGGTTGGCCTTCATATCTTTCACCAGCTCATTGAGATTGGCTGATGTTTCATTTAGGTTTTGGTAAAGTTGTTCATCTTTTGCCAATTTACCAAGAGAACCTTCACCATTTTGTATTCCAGAAATAACATTATTAAGCTTATCAGAAGTGAGGCTCAACTTATCGATGGTATTGTTCAGCTTTTGAACATCTACCTGTTCTGCTACTCTTCCATATTTATCAATCGCAGTCCTGGCACTTATGGTCGCGAGATTGGCATTATCCAACATCTGCTGAATTCTTGGATCGTTGTTTGCAAGCAAACGGTTTGTCTGTTGAGAAGTACTCTCGAACGACGAGACAGTCCTGTTTAAGCTCGCCAGCAATGCCCGGATCTGCGCCTGATTTTGAGCATCGGTAATAGCATTGACATTAAGCATCAGTGAATCTGCTCTTTTCAAAACTTCCTGCAACTGATCCTTCACCGGGCCAACCTGAGATGAAATATTGTTCATCATCGACTCCCTGTAGCTTCCGGCAAGCGTGTCGCCGTCTTTAGCCATTTCTCCACCATATGCCAAATTTACTCTAACCTGTTTTCCCGACATCAATCCCGGTTCGAAAATTTCAATCTGAGATTTTTTTGAGAATTCAAAAGCGTCATCCACAAGAACTTTGAGTACAAAATGGATTTTACCGCTTTTATCCGTAATCGGTATAATCTTATCAACATGACCAACCTTTAATCCATTGATCGAGACTGGACTGGAAGGCTCCAGACCTTCTACGTTATCGTACTTTGCGTAGAAAATATTATCGGTCGTAAAAAGGCTTTTCCCCTTCATAAACTGAAAAAGAATTACAAAACCTATGATGGATATTACCGCAATGGCACCTGCTTTTATTTCTTTAGAAAACTTCACTTTAAAAAATATGATTTTATTACACAAATATATAACAAATATACGTAAAGGCTATATAAATTAAACCGTTGTAGCAATGCAAAAAGCGGCAAAAATCCTGCCGCTTTTCATAAATTATTTACAATATTTTACTGTGCAGTTTTGTTCCACACTTCAATTCTGTAATCTTTGATGTCTGCATTATCCTGCAGGCTCTTCATCAGTTGCTGGCCAAACATCTGTGCGTTTTGTGCGGCAATAGCTTCAGAAATCTGCTTCACATCACCCGGCTGCTTGTTTACAGTTTCAGATTTTTTAACCAAAACATAAACTCCGGTCATCCCTTCTACAGGATTTGACATTTTACCTTTCTGAACGCCAAACGCTGCTCCGGCAACTTTGGGTTCCATCGCCATACCCAATGCAGGGCTAAGAAGATTTACCTGTCCGGACTGTTTTTGTGTTCCGAAAAGGTTTGCAACCGCATCCAGCGAAGTGGCTTTCGCAGCCGTTATTTTTTCAGCAATTTTCTTAGCTGCCAACTGATTTTTTACAACCGGCTCCAACTGATCTCTCACAGATTCCGGATCTACAAGTCCTTCGTCCTGTTTGCCGTTCAGGTAAGCCACAATTCTGTCGCCGGTACCTTCCACAACAAAAAATTCAGAATCTCCTTTTTCTCTTTTCTTATCAAATGCCCATGCAATGATTGCTTCATCTTTATCCGTCCCAAGTCCCTGCAGCTGCCCGTCGAAACGCTTAACATTTTTTGGATTTGAAAACTGATAATTTCCTTTCTTAGCAATATTTGCAAAATCGTTGAAGGATTTACCCTGCGTTTGCTGGATGAATCTTCTCGCATTTTTATCAATCACGTTTTCAGTTGCTTCTGAAGGTTTTATCGCCTTAACAAGGTTGGCTACTTTATAGCCCATCGCTCCGGCTTTTTTATCCTGAATATTGATGATGTGATAACCGAACTGCGTTTCCACAACACCTGTCGCACCTTTAGGGTTGCTGTTCAGGTAAGCTAAGAATTCAGGCACGAATGGTGTTTCAGGTGTAGTCCACCCCAAACTCCCGCCTTGTGCCGCTGAACCCGGATCATTAGAAAGATTAAGGAACTCCGTGAATTTTGCAGGATTTGCCTTTACCACTGCCCCGATCGAATCGGCTAATTTTTTGGCCTGATCTTTTGATCTGGTAACGCCCTGTCCCGCCGGACTGTCTTTGTAAGCAATAAGGATATGTCTGGAGAGTGTAGAATCTGAGGTTTTCTTATCCAAAAGTTTAGACACTACGTAAAAATTCTGCTCTTTATAAGGTCCGAAAACCTGGCCCAGAGGCGCTGCAGCCACTTTATCTGCAATGGTTTGCGGAAGCTGTTCTTTTTTGAAGTACATTGGATTGAATGGCAAATCAGAATTCAGAGTAACGAACATAGAGTCGTTGGTTGTATTCTGGAAGTTCTCTTTGCCACCGCTCGCATCAGTTCCCTGGGTGAACAGTTTATTAAGTTCAGCCTGTGCTTTGGCATCGTCCTGTGCACTTGGAGTTGCCGGGAAATAAACCAAACCAATGTTTCTGCTTGCCTGTCCCTTGAAAGTATGCGGACGTTGTTTGATGTACGCCGCAAGATCTTCAGTAGTTACTTTTACCGGATTTTTTGCTAAAAAAGCAGCATAATCCACTTTAACATAATCGATATCGGCAACCTGGTCTCTCTGCCTCATCATTTCTTCCGCCTCTTTCTTGCTAACTGTAATTCCGGAAGAAACATTGGCAAAAAGCTGTCTTGCCATCATCCTGTATTCGATGGATCGTTTGGTTTTCAGCCATTGGTTGTATTCCTGTACGTTTCCGCTGCCTTCTAGTCCTTCGTAAAATTTTCTTACTTCCTGAAGTTTGAAATTTCCTTTTTCGTCAAAATATTGTGGATTCTGGGCAAACATTGGGTCGTACTGCAGTTGGCTCCAAAAGAAATCATCCGTCATTTTCAGGCCCATTTTCTCAAACTGCTGCTTGATGAGTTTGCTCTGCACCATCATCTGCCACGCCTGTTCTTCAAGGCCTGCTGTAGGCTGTCCCTGCTGTTGCGCCTGTTGCTGAAGAATAAAAAGCTGATCATTATATTCATCCCTGGTAATTTCCTCACCATTAACCTTTCCTAAAATATTTGGATTTTTACCGAAAACCTGATCAAATGTGTCCGGATTTACAAGAAACGCCAAAAGCGCCAACGCAATCACACCAACCATTAACCAGGATCTCTTTCTAATTTCCCCTAAAATCGCCATTATCTGTTATCTTTTTTATCAGTCTGCGAAAATACACATTTTTAACATATTAAGAAAAGATTTCAATATTTTTTTAATCCACCGCATGGGGCTAAGACAGTCGGTTTAAGGTAATTTTGTCAGATAAATAAACGCATTTCCCCTTGGCACAGGAATTGAGAAAAGTTTTAATTAAAACAAATGTTTACGGGGAATATCACACTTTTTCTGTGTTGTATCTCTTGTTTTCTTAACTTAAAAAATGACATTCTGTCATTAATATATTATGATTGAATTTGAAGATATTGATTTAGGAGAAATGCTGGATGCAGAATTCAGTATTGTAGCTGAGGAATTAAACTTATCTGACACAGAGGATAAACAGCAGAGCGATACACAAAAGGTGTTTCCAATTTTGCCTGTAAGAAATATGGTGATGTTCCCTAATGTGGTGATACCGATTACTGCGGGCCGCGAACAAAGTAAAAAACTGCTCGAAGAAGCGCAGAAAAACAATAATATCATAGGCATCATCAGCCAGAAAAATTCAAATGTTGAAAATCCGGAGGAAAATGATCTTTTTAAAGTGGGTACACTCGCGCGAATTGTAAAAATCATTGTTTTACCGGAAGGAAATATCACAGCCATAACCAAAGGAATTCAAAGGTTTAAAACCAAAAAATTCGTCAGCTCTTCACCTTATTTTACTGCTGAAATCGATACATTGAAGGATTCCGGAACCAAAAACAGGGACGAATACGAAGCGCTTTTGGAAAACATCAAGGATTTAGCATTGAAAATCATCAAGCTGGATCCCAACATCCCGAATGCGGCCAACTTTGCCATAAACAATATGGGCAATAATGAGGATCTGCTGAATTTCATCTGTACCAACGCCAACTTTTCTTCACTTCAAAAACAAAATTTACTCGAAGAAAAAAGCTTGATGAAACGCGCCCAGAAATGCTACGAACTGATGCACGACGATTTCAGGAAACTTCAGCTGCGCGACCAGATTCATCAGAAAACTTCCAAGGATTTAGATAAACAGCAACGCGAGTATTTCCTGAATCAGCAGATGAAAACCATTCAGGAAGAATTGGGCGGCGGTGCCGAAAGTGATGCCGACGAACTGCGTGAAAAAGCCAAAAAACTACATTGGACGACGGAAGTTCAGGACCATTTTGAAAAAGAACTTGCCCGCTTGCAAAGGCAGCATCCGAATTCCCCGGATTACAATGTTCAGCGCAATTACCTGGATTTCTTCACAGATTTGCCGTGGGGAAATTATTCAAAAGACACTTTTGATATCGTAAAAGCTGAAAAAGTGCTGGACAAAGCACATTTTGGTCTTGAGGACATCAAAAAAAGAATTTTGGAACATATGGCCGTGCTGAAACTCAAAAACAACATGAAATCTCCCATTTTGTGTTTGGTAGGCCCTCCAGGAGTTGGAAAAACGTCGCTGGGGAAATCTGTTGCAGATGCATTGAGCAGGAAATATGTTCGGGTTTCTCTCGGTGGTTTGCACGATGAAAGCGAGGTTCGCGGCCATAGAAAAACATATATCGGTGCGATGGCCGGAAGAATTTTGCAGTCCGTCAAAAAATCCGGAACCTCGAATCCGGTAATTGTTTTGGACGAAATTGACAAAATCGGACAGGGAATTCACGGCGACCCGAGTTCGGCACTTTTAGAGGTTCTTGATCCTGAGCAAAATAACGCTTTTTACGACAATTATCTGGAAATGGGTTACGACCTTTCAAAAGTGATGTTCATCGCGACAGCGAACACACTTTCAACGATTCAGGGACCGCTTTTGGACCGGATGGAAATCATTGAAATTGCCGGTTACACTTTGGAGGAAAAAATCGAAATTGCCAAACGCCACCTCATCAAAAAACAGCAGGAAGAGAACGGCCTGAACAGGACTTCCTTCAAACTTGGAAATCCCGAACTGAAACATATCATCGATGCACATACTTCTGAAAGCGGCGTAAGGACTTTAGACAAAAGAATTGCCGCTATTTCACGCTGGGTTGCGCTGCAAACCGCAATGGAAAAAGATTATGACCCAAAAATTTCCGTCAAAAAAATTGATGAAATCCTGGGTGTTCCAAGGCCTCGAAGTCTTTCTGAAATCACTGGGGTTCCGGGCGTTGTAACCGGTTTGGCGTGGACTTCTGTTGGCGGTGATATCCTTTTTATTGAAAGTATCTTAAGCAGCGGAAAAGGAAACCTTACGATGACCGGTAATCTCGGAAACGTGATGAAGGAATCTGCAACAATTGCTTTGGAATACATCAAGGCGAAACACGAAGATTTGGGAATTTCCAAAGAAGATATTGAGACACACAACATCCACGTTCACGTTCCGGAAGGCGCGACCCCGAAAGACGGTCCATCTGCCGGAATCGCGATGCTGACTTCGATGGTTTCAAGTTTTAAAAACAAAAAAGTAAAACCGCATTTGGCGATGACGGGCGAAATCACACTGCGTGGCAAAGTGCTTCCTGTAGGCGGAATCAAGGAAAAACTTTTGGCCGCCACCAGAGCCGGGATTAAAGAAGTAATCTTGTGCGACGCGAACAGAATGGATGTCGAAAAAATAAAAAAAGATTATCTGAAGAATCTGAAAATCAGCTATGTAAAAAGGATGAGCGACGTGATTGATTTAGCGATTGAGAATTAATTTTTATAATTATACAAAAGAATACCACATTGCCAAAGTTTCAAATTTTGGCAATGTTTTTTTATCATGCAATCTTTAAGGTATTTGATAAAACTTTTTTGAATCGCCGTTTCATAAAAAAGAAAAAACCCAGGAAATTAAAATATCCGAAGATTTCGCTGCTCCCGAAGTGGAAATCATTGTTTTAGCCAAAAATTCAAAAACATAATATCTTAAAACCGTAATTTTCATTCTGACATTGCTATCAAACGGGTAAAACATTTAGATCTACTCGTGAATTCAGGTCAATTCTTTTTTACAAAATAAAGACAATCAGGAACTTGTATTGCAAATAAACTTTACAAGAACTAAAAAATCCTTTTACAAGCATTACAGGAATTTCAAGCGGAACTTTGACTCAATAAAACCCCTAAAATTTACCGTTATGAAATCAATTCATTTAAAGCTGGCCGCTTCCGCCATTCTTCTTTCTGCAGTTTTTTCATGTAAAAAAGGTGAAGTTGCTGCGAATGCAGTTCAAACCTCAACTGCTGATTACGCCGTAGTTTCTGACAGTGTTTCTATGGCCGCCACTCAACAGGTTGCTGACCGGAAATTTGTAAAAACTGCCGACATTAATATGGAAGTTAAAGATGTTTACGAGGCCACAATTTTTATTGAGAAACAATTGAAAGAATTGGGCGGATTTGTGACCGTGAGCAGACTTAACAGCAATGTGATTTCGGAAGATACTTTTGAAACATCAGATTCCGAAGCAACTTTGGTGAAAAAATATCAAACCGAAAACAGGATCCAGGCCCGTGTTCCGAGTGAAAAACTGGGCGATTTCCTAACGCGCATTAATGATAAAAAAATGTTTCTGAATTCCAGAACAATTCTGGCGGAAGATGTTACCAACAATGCGAAAATTGCGCAACTGGAGAAACAAAAACTCGAAAAAACCGGTGAGGTTATCGGCAAAATGAAAAACAGCGGCGACAAAGTAGACCGCACCGAAAATAACCTGGAACAACACAACCAGCAGCAAATTGCAGACATCACCCTTGCTGATGACCTGAATTACAGTACCGTAGACATTTACATCAAAGAACCCAAAATACGTGTAGCCGAAATCCTGGTAACCAATACCAAAAACATCGATAATAAATATAAATTCACTTTCTTTTACGATGCTAAAAATGCTTTTGTGGAAGGATTTTATATCATTCAGAGATTACTGGTGGGCTTAATTACAATTTGGCCTTTGATGCTAATTCTGGGTTTTATGGTTTACTTTTTAAGAAGAAAAAAAAGTGGTCTTTCAGAAACCTGAAAATGAATAATCTTACATTTAATAAAAAGACAACCTTCGAGATTTTCGGAGGTTTTTATTTTGCGTAAATTTGCCAAAATTTAAGATTGAGGATGCTCACAATCTCAAATTCAAATCTCAAATTTCAAATCATTTATGCTACCAAAAATAAATCCGGAACAAACCAAGGCGTGGGGCGAGCTTTATGCCCATTTCGAAAAAAATGATTTTGACCTACGCACACTATTTCAGTACAATCCGAACCGTTTCGACGAATTCTCCATAAAAAGAGAGAATTTCCTTTTCGATTACTCCAAAAATTTAATTGACGGGAGAACAAAGGAACTTCTCATAAACCTGGCAGAAGAATGCCAGTTGAAGGAAGCAATTTCCGCCATGTTTTCCGGAGAGAAAATTAATGAAACCGAAGGAAGAGCAGTTCTGCATACGGCTTTGAGGGATTTTTCGGATAAAGAAATACTGGTTGACGGCGAAAACATCAAACCGGGAATTAAGAAAGTTCTGGAGCAGATGAGATCATTCTCCGAAAAAGTGATTTCAGGCGAACACAAAGGGTTTTCTGGAAAAGAAATTACGGATGTCGTAAACATCGGAATCGGCGGCTCAGACCTCGGTCCGGTGATGGTTGTCTCGGCGCTGAAACATTATAAAACGAGACTGAATGTTCATTTTGTCTCAAACGTGGACGGAAACCACATCGCCGAAGTGTTGAAAAACTTAAATCCGGAAACTACGCTGTTTATTGTGGCTTCGAAAACATTCACCACTCAGGAAACGATGACCAACGCACATTCTGCGAAAGACTGGTTTTTGAAGGCCGGAAAGCAGGAGGACGTAGCAAAGCATTTTGTGGCTTTATCAACTAATATTGAAGCAGTTAAAACCTTCGGAATTGCAGAAGAGAACATCTTCGAATTCTGGGATTGGGTTGGTGGAAGATATTCTCTTTGGAGTGCGATTGGTTTAAGTATCGTTCTTGCGGTTGGCTACGAAAACTTTGAAAATTTACTGAAGGGCGCTTTTGATACCGACCAACATTTCCAAGATGCGGATTTTGCTGAAAACATTCCTGTTTTGATGGGGCTTTTAGGAATCTGGTACCGTAATTTCTGCGGTTCGCCGACTTACGCTATTTTGCCGTATTCTCAATATCTTGACCGTTTCGCGGCTTATCTGCAACAAGGTGACATGGAAAGTAATGGAAAATGCGTGGACCGAAACGGTGAATTTGTACAGTATGAAACCGGGCCTATTATCTGGGGGGAGCCAGGAACTAACGGTCAGCACGCTTTTTATCAGCTGATACATCAGGGAACGGAGCTTATTCCGGCA
The sequence above is a segment of the Chryseobacterium taklimakanense genome. Coding sequences within it:
- a CDS encoding MlaD family protein, yielding MKFSKEIKAGAIAVISIIGFVILFQFMKGKSLFTTDNIFYAKYDNVEGLEPSSPVSINGLKVGHVDKIIPITDKSGKIHFVLKVLVDDAFEFSKKSQIEIFEPGLMSGKQVRVNLAYGGEMAKDGDTLAGSYRESMMNNISSQVGPVKDQLQEVLKRADSLMLNVNAITDAQNQAQIRALLASLNRTVSSFESTSQQTNRLLANNDPRIQQMLDNANLATISARTAIDKYGRVAEQVDVQKLNNTIDKLSLTSDKLNNVISGIQNGEGSLGKLAKDEQLYQNLNETSANLNELVKDMKANPKRYVNFSVFGKNSK
- a CDS encoding peptidylprolyl isomerase, which gives rise to MAILGEIRKRSWLMVGVIALALLAFLVNPDTFDQVFGKNPNILGKVNGEEITRDEYNDQLFILQQQAQQQGQPTAGLEEQAWQMMVQSKLIKQQFEKMGLKMTDDFFWSQLQYDPMFAQNPQYFDEKGNFKLQEVRKFYEGLEGSGNVQEYNQWLKTKRSIEYRMMARQLFANVSSGITVSKKEAEEMMRQRDQVADIDYVKVDYAAFLAKNPVKVTTEDLAAYIKQRPHTFKGQASRNIGLVYFPATPSAQDDAKAQAELNKLFTQGTDASGGKENFQNTTNDSMFVTLNSDLPFNPMYFKKEQLPQTIADKVAAAPLGQVFGPYKEQNFYVVSKLLDKKTSDSTLSRHILIAYKDSPAGQGVTRSKDQAKKLADSIGAVVKANPAKFTEFLNLSNDPGSAAQGGSLGWTTPETPFVPEFLAYLNSNPKGATGVVETQFGYHIINIQDKKAGAMGYKVANLVKAIKPSEATENVIDKNARRFIQQTQGKSFNDFANIAKKGNYQFSNPKNVKRFDGQLQGLGTDKDEAIIAWAFDKKREKGDSEFFVVEGTGDRIVAYLNGKQDEGLVDPESVRDQLEPVVKNQLAAKKIAEKITAAKATSLDAVANLFGTQKQSGQVNLLSPALGMAMEPKVAGAAFGVQKGKMSNPVEGMTGVYVLVKKSETVNKQPGDVKQISEAIAAQNAQMFGQQLMKSLQDNADIKDYRIEVWNKTAQ
- the lon gene encoding endopeptidase La, giving the protein MIEFEDIDLGEMLDAEFSIVAEELNLSDTEDKQQSDTQKVFPILPVRNMVMFPNVVIPITAGREQSKKLLEEAQKNNNIIGIISQKNSNVENPEENDLFKVGTLARIVKIIVLPEGNITAITKGIQRFKTKKFVSSSPYFTAEIDTLKDSGTKNRDEYEALLENIKDLALKIIKLDPNIPNAANFAINNMGNNEDLLNFICTNANFSSLQKQNLLEEKSLMKRAQKCYELMHDDFRKLQLRDQIHQKTSKDLDKQQREYFLNQQMKTIQEELGGGAESDADELREKAKKLHWTTEVQDHFEKELARLQRQHPNSPDYNVQRNYLDFFTDLPWGNYSKDTFDIVKAEKVLDKAHFGLEDIKKRILEHMAVLKLKNNMKSPILCLVGPPGVGKTSLGKSVADALSRKYVRVSLGGLHDESEVRGHRKTYIGAMAGRILQSVKKSGTSNPVIVLDEIDKIGQGIHGDPSSALLEVLDPEQNNAFYDNYLEMGYDLSKVMFIATANTLSTIQGPLLDRMEIIEIAGYTLEEKIEIAKRHLIKKQQEENGLNRTSFKLGNPELKHIIDAHTSESGVRTLDKRIAAISRWVALQTAMEKDYDPKISVKKIDEILGVPRPRSLSEITGVPGVVTGLAWTSVGGDILFIESILSSGKGNLTMTGNLGNVMKESATIALEYIKAKHEDLGISKEDIETHNIHVHVPEGATPKDGPSAGIAMLTSMVSSFKNKKVKPHLAMTGEITLRGKVLPVGGIKEKLLAATRAGIKEVILCDANRMDVEKIKKDYLKNLKISYVKRMSDVIDLAIEN
- a CDS encoding DUF4349 domain-containing protein; amino-acid sequence: MKSIHLKLAASAILLSAVFSCKKGEVAANAVQTSTADYAVVSDSVSMAATQQVADRKFVKTADINMEVKDVYEATIFIEKQLKELGGFVTVSRLNSNVISEDTFETSDSEATLVKKYQTENRIQARVPSEKLGDFLTRINDKKMFLNSRTILAEDVTNNAKIAQLEKQKLEKTGEVIGKMKNSGDKVDRTENNLEQHNQQQIADITLADDLNYSTVDIYIKEPKIRVAEILVTNTKNIDNKYKFTFFYDAKNAFVEGFYIIQRLLVGLITIWPLMLILGFMVYFLRRKKSGLSET
- the pgi gene encoding glucose-6-phosphate isomerase — its product is MLPKINPEQTKAWGELYAHFEKNDFDLRTLFQYNPNRFDEFSIKRENFLFDYSKNLIDGRTKELLINLAEECQLKEAISAMFSGEKINETEGRAVLHTALRDFSDKEILVDGENIKPGIKKVLEQMRSFSEKVISGEHKGFSGKEITDVVNIGIGGSDLGPVMVVSALKHYKTRLNVHFVSNVDGNHIAEVLKNLNPETTLFIVASKTFTTQETMTNAHSAKDWFLKAGKQEDVAKHFVALSTNIEAVKTFGIAEENIFEFWDWVGGRYSLWSAIGLSIVLAVGYENFENLLKGAFDTDQHFQDADFAENIPVLMGLLGIWYRNFCGSPTYAILPYSQYLDRFAAYLQQGDMESNGKCVDRNGEFVQYETGPIIWGEPGTNGQHAFYQLIHQGTELIPADFIAYVKSCNQVSDHQEKLLANFFAQTEALAFGKTEDEAEAELKASGKSEEETERLLNFKVFHGNTPTNSFLFNELTPFSLGQLIALYEHKIFVQGVIWNIFSFDQFGVELGKVLAGKILPELVSDDKISTHDSSTNGLINYFKKHK